The following proteins are encoded in a genomic region of Paenibacillus sp. FSL H3-0469:
- a CDS encoding SMI1/KNR4 family protein, whose protein sequence is MEVKDETIIYPLPDDVLLTEKENKWRIKLPDEYKEFIKKFNGASPVKDSFKCNNHSYAIDRFLCILKVTGERDDEFYDIGVVRTQLDERIVADENLVGTELLPIAVLFAGDFVCLDYRNTDKTEPSVCVWNHEESSDLDPVTYFTSNSFDEFLNILTE, encoded by the coding sequence ATGGAAGTTAAGGATGAAACTATAATATATCCATTGCCGGATGATGTTCTGCTGACTGAAAAAGAAAATAAGTGGAGAATTAAATTGCCGGATGAATATAAAGAATTTATTAAAAAATTTAATGGTGCTTCTCCTGTAAAAGATAGTTTTAAGTGTAACAACCATAGTTATGCCATTGATAGGTTTTTATGTATCTTGAAGGTAACCGGGGAGAGAGATGATGAATTCTACGATATAGGAGTAGTTAGAACCCAGTTAGATGAGAGAATTGTTGCAGACGAAAACTTAGTAGGTACTGAGTTATTACCAATAGCTGTTCTATTTGCAGGTGATTTTGTATGTTTAGACTATAGAAATACTGATAAAACAGAGCCATCTGTTTGCGTTTGGAATCATGAAGAATCTTCAGATTTAGACCCTGTAACTTATTTTACAAGTAATAGCTTTGATGAGTTTTTAAATATATTAACCGAATAA
- a CDS encoding Imm6 family immunity protein: MNNWSILPIDKKIVFYLGLSEFIVQSLSDNSFFEDARNALDICWRWFESKIPTGDEIYTLLDDGTEFGGLFIDMQMDENEENEAKWDCIVDAVSFVNKQAYILEGARYLPAPIENVDDELIIHFIDRFHSINPENKDIAEDFFGHVLNTDNYTKEGMVTYFNK; encoded by the coding sequence TTGAATAATTGGTCTATATTACCGATTGATAAGAAAATAGTATTTTACTTAGGACTAAGTGAGTTTATTGTTCAATCGTTAAGTGACAACAGTTTTTTTGAGGATGCTCGAAATGCTTTAGATATTTGTTGGAGATGGTTTGAATCAAAAATACCTACTGGGGATGAAATATACACGTTATTAGATGATGGAACAGAGTTCGGGGGATTGTTTATAGACATGCAAATGGATGAAAATGAAGAAAATGAAGCGAAATGGGATTGCATTGTAGATGCTGTCTCTTTTGTGAACAAACAAGCATATATTCTTGAAGGTGCAAGATACTTACCTGCCCCGATTGAAAATGTAGATGATGAATTAATTATTCACTTCATAGACCGATTCCATAGTATTAATCCAGAGAATAAGGATATTGCGGAAGACTTTTTTGGACATGTACTGAATACGGATAATTACACTAAAGAAGGTATGGTGACTTATTTTAATAAGTGA